Sequence from the Nitrospira sp. genome:
TCCACGAAATCAGGGGAAGGTCAATTGATCACGACGAAGGAACTGAAAACGTTGCACATCGCCACACAACATCATCATCTCATCAACAGCCGACTGGCGATTTTGCGCTGTGCCGACGAATATGGGTTCAAAAGCGCCGCCCGGCGGTTCGACTTGGATCGCAAGACGATGAGAACGTGGCACCGTCGGTGGGTGGCCAGCGGGCCCGCGGGGTTAGTCCCGCGTCATCCGCGCACGCAGCGCCGCGTATCTCCGACGAGGCGGTGCGGTTGATCGAGCAGGCGCGCCGCGAGCTACAGTTCGGCGCGATGCGGACCTGGTTCTGGCTCGACCGGGTGCATCACATTCGCGTCGCGGCCGCGACCATCCGCCGGGTTTGTCGGGACCTCCGCTATCCTCCGATCCGACGCACCGACCCGCGCCGCCGCGACAGCCACTGCTCTTCAGTAAGGACCAGCCGGGTGACTGTGTGCAGATTGATGTCCAAGAAGTGAAAGTTGGCAGGGAGGAAATGTTTTCAGTATACGGCCCTTGATGACTGCACGCGCTATCGCGTCTTACGCCTGTATCCCCGGAAGTATCACGGCACCCGTCTTGAGTTTCTGGCTACCGTCCGGCAGGTGTTCCCGTTTCCCATTCGCAAAGTAGAAGTGGACAATGGCACAGAATTCCCGCTGGCCTTTGCCCTGGCGGTGCAAGGGGCCGGCATCCGCCTGCGGCATATTAAGCCGCGTCGACCTGAACAGAGTGGGAAGGTGGAACGCAGTCATCGTATCGATGAAGAAGAGTTTTGGAGTCGGTCGAGCTTCGACGATTTAACGGCGGCGGCCCACGCCATGCGCGCAAACGGGGGCCGCTGCTTGACAAGTCATTACGCGACAATGGCGGTGGCGATTAAGGGCCCGACGCCCTCGACTTGAGCCAGTCGTTGACAGACGTCGTTCTCCGAAAAGAGGTGCGTGATTCCGGCCTCGACGTGGAGGATACGCGCCTTCAGCTCGGCCAGTTCACGAGCGAGGTCGCCAAAAATCTCCCGGCCCAACGATGTTAACTCATTCGCGGGGTCTTCGAGGATACTCGGCAGCCGCCGACGTAGTTGCGCAACCTGCTGTGGGATCGTAACGCCATATTCGGCAAGGAGCCCGCGAATCTGGGTGATCAGGGCAGTCCGGGAATGAACAAGCCGTTGACGGATGCGATGGAGCCCCTGCATGTCCTGCCGGGCCACGGTCTTTGGCGCCCCAAACCGCATTGTCGGCCTGGAGGCGGCTTCGCAAATCGCCGCTGCATCGTTGCAATCGTTCTTATTGGATTTCACATAGGGCTTCACAAATTGGGGACTCATGAGACGGATGTCGTGGCCGAAGGCTCGAAACCGTCGACTCCCATAGTTGGCGCCTCCACAGACCTCCATGCCGACTCGACAAGGCGGTAGATGGGCCATGAATGTGTGCAACGCCGAGCGCGTAAGCCGTTTTTTTAGGACAACGGTACCACGCGTATCGATCCCGTGAACTTGAAACACCTGCATTGCCACGTCGATTCCCAGCGTCGTAACTTGCATGTGTCACCCTCCGGTTCAGGTTAAGTACTGTCCCGAACGTCGGCTTGAGCGCATCTGAGCCAAGAGAAAAGAGGGATGGGTCCATTCCATTAAGATAGTGGGACACAAACTCCCGGCTGGTCACCTAGAAAGTTTCTGCTCGTACCTGTCCAAGGGGCAGCCGCTTTTTCGCATGGTGGGCAATGATTCGACGCTCTACCGGTGCAGGCGTCGGTCGATGGGTTGATCCAGGAACTTTTGATGGATAGGTGTGGGAGGCCGTGGGCTTGAACGGGAGGCTACATCGCCCGAACGGTTTTCACTTAGATCGAGCCAGAGCCGGGTCCTGAGGGTTAGTCACAAGGCCGTTCAGAACGGGATTCAATAGCGCGGCAACGAGCCGATGACCTCGCTCATCTGGATGGGCCAAGTCCAAATAGAGGCTGGCATCTTGAGCGAGCGCCTGTCCAGCTTCGACGACGGTTGCGCCATACTCACGGCCGACCGACCGCATGATCTCGTTGTATTCGATATCGAGACGGAGCAATCCGCCGCCGTGCATCATCCTCTCGACTGGCATCGCAAGTGTCGCCATAGATTTCGCCTCCTCCGAAGCCCCCCGATGCTCCAAAACGATGCTCAGATACTTCCTGGCCAAGTCGGAAAGCCAGTTATCCAAATTGACCGCAATGCGTAACTCCGCTTCAGCCTGATCATACCGCCCATTATTCAAGTGGGTAATGCCAACTCTCAGATGTTCCGACTGAACCGGATTATCCTGGAATAAGACAAACACCAATGGTACCTGTCGTTCGCGACAGAACTGCGCGATGCGCTCCAGATTATGCCGATACTGATCGGGCGAGACTCGGGTTTTTGCACTTCTCAGGTCGACTAGGAGATCATGTCGAACGCCACGCTGGCCGAGGTCTAGTTTAGAAACGACGGCCTGGATCATCCGAAACAGATAGATTTTTCGACGAACGAAGTCAAACTGATGCGACCGCGCTTCCCTTTCGAACTTCTCCCGGCTATCGATGCCCTCTTCCGACGGTACAACACGCCGATCATTAAAGCTGAACGAGGCAATGACCACATCAGGCCGGACTGTACTGAAATATTTGGCCAGCGTTTCATACCCCTGAAACGATGTGTAGCCACTTACACCCATATTGATGACGTCTGCGTCCTCGCGCAGCTTGTCTAAGACCTCCGAAAATGTGCTACTGGTCGGCACGCCCCAACCGAACGTATTGGAATCACCGATCGCCATAATGTGTTTGTGCGCCGTATCGTGGATCTGTGCGGTATCGACGGTGAAGAATCCCTGACCGTCGAAGTCACGCATGGGTTGAACCGGCTGGTGGCCGTACCGCTCCCCGGCGATTATCCCCTTGAAGGAAGGACGGCGTTCCCATCCGATGTCAGAGGCATATTGAGACCAATCCGGCTCTTGTGACGAAAGATCGGCGTGCACCGTCAGGGCGATCCTCGACAGGCCTTCCAAAATGAGAAGGACGGTCAGGGTGAGGGTTAA
This genomic interval carries:
- a CDS encoding transposase family protein, with the protein product MAGRKCFQYTALDDCTRYRVLRLYPRKYHGTRLEFLATVRQVFPFPIRKVEVDNGTEFPLAFALAVQGAGIRLRHIKPRRPEQSGKVERSHRIDEEEFWSRSSFDDLTAAAHAMRANGGRCLTSHYATMAVAIKGPTPST
- a CDS encoding helix-turn-helix domain-containing protein, producing STKSGEGQLITTKELKTLHIATQHHHLINSRLAILRCADEYGFKSAARRFDLDRKTMRTWHRRWVASGPAGLVPRHPRTQRRVSPTRRCG
- a CDS encoding IS110 family transposase, translated to MQVTTLGIDVAMQVFQVHGIDTRGTVVLKKRLTRSALHTFMAHLPPCRVGMEVCGGANYGSRRFRAFGHDIRLMSPQFVKPYVKSNKNDCNDAAAICEAASRPTMRFGAPKTVARQDMQGLHRIRQRLVHSRTALITQIRGLLAEYGVTIPQQVAQLRRRLPSILEDPANELTSLGREIFGDLARELAELKARILHVEAGITHLFSENDVCQRLAQVEGVGPLIATAIVA